The genomic stretch ACTGATCAGTTGTTTCATTATTATATTAAGGGGAGCAGAGCTCCCCCTGAGTCAATCAAAGCTGGTTGTAAAGCGACTCGATTTGAGCCACTTCAACATTGTCTTCAGCCAGACCGGTGTATTTTGCTAGCGTTTTTGTCACGCCAACCTCTTTTAATGAGGTCTGTAGCTCAACCGCTTGCGGATCGGTGTCGTTGGTGTATTTCAACGCCGCCGCGATCCCTTTCAAAAGTGTTTGATTTTCAGTGCCATACTCAATTGTACCGAGTAATGGCTTCACTAATCTATCATTTGCACCCAATTTACGAATTGGTTGTCGTCCAACGCGATCCACTTCATCCACTAAATATGGGTTGGCGAAGCGACCTAAAATCTTTTCGATGTAGGCATTGTGCATGTCGCGGTCGAAGCCGTAACGACGAATCAACACTTCGCCACTTTCCTGCATTGCTTGTTTTACTTCGGCATGAATATTTGGGTCTTCAATCGCTTCACGAATGGTGCGATGGCCTTTCAAACAGCCTAAATAAGCGGTAATGCAGTGACCTGTGTTTAGGGTGAACAGCTTACGTTCGACAAAGGCCATTAGGTTGTTAGTCTTTTCCATGCCAGCAATGTTTGGGATGTCGCCCTTGAACTGTTGCTCATCGACAATCCATTCGCTGAAGCTTTCAACAGTCACTTCCAATGGGTCATCGTTGGCGGCTTCTGCTGGTGGAACGATGCGATCGACAGCGGAATCAACAAAGCCAACCAACTCGTCTGCTTTTGCATGCAATGATTTATCTAAGTGTTTGTACACTTCACCTTTTAAGTGCGTTGTGCCACGCACCATATTTTCACAGGCGATGATGTTAAGTGGCGCGTCATTGCCAGCTTCAAAACGTTTGGCGATCCCTTTCGCGATGGTTTTCGCGATGATGTCTAATACGTTTGGACCCACTGCTGTGGTGACTAAATCGGTTTTGACGATGCGATCAATCACGTCTTCACTGGCTGAGTTTACCG from Vibrio parahaemolyticus encodes the following:
- a CDS encoding mannitol-1-phosphate 5-dehydrogenase; translation: MKNAVHFGAGNIGRGFIGKLLADAEVEVTFADVDVPLVDQLSHKQEYKVKVVGTECQIDTVTHVTAVNSASEDVIDRIVKTDLVTTAVGPNVLDIIAKTIAKGIAKRFEAGNDAPLNIIACENMVRGTTHLKGEVYKHLDKSLHAKADELVGFVDSAVDRIVPPAEAANDDPLEVTVESFSEWIVDEQQFKGDIPNIAGMEKTNNLMAFVERKLFTLNTGHCITAYLGCLKGHRTIREAIEDPNIHAEVKQAMQESGEVLIRRYGFDRDMHNAYIEKILGRFANPYLVDEVDRVGRQPIRKLGANDRLVKPLLGTIEYGTENQTLLKGIAAALKYTNDTDPQAVELQTSLKEVGVTKTLAKYTGLAEDNVEVAQIESLYNQL